AGTCATGAGAGCATCAAAAAAAGACATATCTTATTTTAAGTTAATCAAGGGTGTATGATAGAGGCCAATACCAAAATGTTCACAAACTTCCGCTGGTTTGAGAGAAAGAACAGAACCTTGCACACATAAAACACGTTGAACCTGGCTGATCGCAACTTTAAGATTGTGAGTCACCATTAAGATCATCATGGAGCCTTTCAGCTCACTCAATAAATTAAAGATATCCGACTCGGCGTGTACGTCAACGCTAGCGGTTGGTTCATCCAGAAATAAAATTTGGGGGTGTGAGACAAGCGCGCGTGCAATTAAAACTCTTTGGGCTTGTCCTCCCGATAATTTTCCATAAGCCTGCTTATAAAGAGATGTCGAAATACCTACACGTTCAAGCGCCTCAATCGCTAATTTTTTATCTTCTTGTGTATAGCGACCATGCCAAGGCAGGTAAGCTAGACGCCCCGACAAGACAACTTCAAAAACGG
The DNA window shown above is from Parachlamydia acanthamoebae and carries:
- a CDS encoding metal ABC transporter ATP-binding protein produces the protein MPPAIKVTNLSFYYQSVGILNNCSFEINANEFIGVIGPNGGGKTTLLKLLMGFLKPSSGNIEIFGTPPGNKSHHLAYVPQTVRFDPQFPISVFEVVLSGRLAYLPWHGRYTQEDKKLAIEALERVGISTSLYKQAYGKLSGGQAQRVLIARALVSHPQILFLDEPTASVDVHAESDIFNLLSELKGSMMILMVTHNLKVAISQVQRVLCVQGSVLSLKPAEVCEHFGIGLYHTPLINLK